AGAGCGAAGCCGAATACATCGACGAACTCACGCGACGCATGGCCGAGGGCGCGAAAGCCGCCTACGGCCCCGAACAGGTAAAGCAGGCCGCCGAGTTCGGCGCGATCGAACGCCTGCTCGTCCTCGACGATCGACTGCAGAAAGAGCGCGGTCCCGACGGCGAGTGGGCTATCAGCGTCGACGAGATCGTTCGCACGACCGAACAGAAAGGCGGCGACGTGACGGTGTTCTCGAGCGAGTTCCCGCCGGGCCAGCAGCTGTCGAATCTCGGTGGGATCGCGGCGCTGTTGCGATATCGACTCGAGTAACGGCGACAAATTGACGGCCGGTTCTCCGTCAGTCCGATTCGGGCCGCAACTGGTCGCTCGCTTCGATCAGCTGGATCAACACGGACGCGAACAGCGAGTCGGAACTCCAGATCGCGGTCTCGCTCCCGTCGTCGTCGACCACGCTCAGCAGAATGCTCTCCCCGTCGACGACGACGACCCGTCCGGATCGCTGGTCGCCCTCGCGGAAGTCTGGCGGCGTCTCGGTCGTGATGCCATCGATCGCGTCGAACTGGTCTCGGATCTCGTCAGTCCGACTGATGACGAGGACAGAGACGCCGTCGGCCGCACGCTCTCGGATGGTTCGTTCGATGGACTCCGTGACGAACGTCGGCAGTCGCGTCCCGAAGATGATCCGATTTTCGGCCTGTGAGAGGAGATCGACGACGCGGCTGTCGACTCGGTCGCGGCTGCGGACGGTCCAGAGGTCCTCCTGGGTCTCTTCCGTCGACGACTCCTCTTTGACCCCCTCGACGTAGTCGAACGCCCGTTCACGTTCGCGTTCGAACCGCTGTTCGAGCGTGTTTCGGGCCTCCTCGATGCTGACCGGTCGGTACCGGATCGGACTCGACTGCTGGACCTCGAGCAAGCTTCGTTCCTCGAGACTCTCGGCGACGCTGTACACCTGCGAGCGAGGCACGTCGGTGACGTTGGCGACGTCCCGTGCGGTTCCGGACCCCAGTCGATGTAAGGCGATGAACACCTTCGCCTCGTAGCTGGTGAGTCCGAGTCGTTCGAACGCGTCGACGGCCTCACTCTCGTCGTCAGTCACGGCTGGTCACTCCTCATCGTCTCTCGCGTCGTTCGGTATTTCGGTTTCGGTCTGTCTCTCGGTGCCCCCGTCGCTCGCGGTCGGCGTTCCGGCAACCGACCCCGAGGTCTCGAAGGAAACGTCCGGACCGAAGTACCGCGTCCAGAGCACCAGCAGCGTCGGGAGGACGATCACGCTTGCGAGGAACGAGTACGCGATCGTCAGCCCGGTGATAATCCCGAACTGCCGGAGCACGGGGAGGATGGCGAAGGCGAGCGTCCCGAAGCCGCCGATAGTCGTCGCCGCACTGCCGAGCAGCGCACCGCCGGTCCCCGTCACGGTCGTGTGCATCGCGTCCCAAACGTTGCCCTGTCGCTCGAGTTCGAGCGTGTAGCGAGCACTGACGTGGATACTGTAGGCGACGCCGAGCCCGATCGTGAGGCTCGTGATCATCCCCGTCAACACGTTGAACGGCATGTCCAGCAGGTGCATCGTCCCCAGGATCCAGCTAACCGCGAACGCGACCGGCAGTAGGGTTACCGTGCCGAGCGTCGCGCTGTTGCCGGTCAGCCAGTAGGCCGCCGTCAGGAAGCCGAAGACGGCGACGAGCGTGATCATCAGGCTCTGCAAGACGGTGTCGAGCAGGTCCTGTTCGACGATGTAGCTGACAATCGGATCGCCCGTCGCGATGGCGTTGAGTTCGCCGTCGCCGGCGTTGAGGTTCCGCTGGTCGCCCGTGCCGTCGACGTCGATAGTACCCGCGATGGCTCGCATCTCGTCGGTCGTGTCGGCGAAGCTGGCGTCACCCTGCGTCGAGATGAGCAGTCGGGCCGACTCGTAGTCGCCGTCGTCGGTACGGTGGAGGACAGTACTCGCAGCGTCCTCATTGGCTTCGAACAGTTCGTCGTACAGTTCCGCGAGGTTCTCGTTGGGGACGCCGTCGCCGTCGGTCGCGGCCTGATACGACTCGTTGAACGACTCGTTCTGTGCGGCCGTCTCCTCCATCACCGAAATCGGCCCCTGCACGTCCGCTTCGCCGTTTGGAAGCGTGTAGACGGTACTGCTCTCCGCAGCTTCGTCCTGGGCGTCCGATAACTGCCGCAACGCGTCGTCGTCGGTTATATCACCTTCGACGAGTATCTGGGCCTGCGTGTCCTCCCGCTGGAAGTTCTCGTTGACGAACTCGAGGTCGTCTGCGGCCTGATACTCTCCGGGGGCCATCCCAGCCGGCAGGTGTTCGGTCCAGGCCGGCGGGCTCTCCGCGAGGAAGTCCTCTTCGTCGAAGCTCGTGTCGACCTGCGTCGCACCGTAGACGCCGCCGGCGGTGAGCAACAGCGCGGCGATCAGGACGATGACCGGAATCTTTCGCGCCGCGGTCGATCCCAGCGTGAGGACGTTGGTGAACCCCCCCTCGCCGGTCCCGAACGCGCGCTTTCGGCGACTCATTCCGCGCGACTCGAGGAAGGAATCGATCTCGACTTTGAGGGCCGGGATCAACGCGCCGAAGATGATCAGCGCGGCGAGGATTCCGAACGAACTGATGACGCCGAACTCCCGAATGGGGCCGATGGGACTGACCAGGTTCGCGAGGAACCCGATCGCGGTCGTCGCCGTCACCCAGACGAGGGCGACGCCGACGCCTGCCAGCGCAATCGTCATCGAACCGCGGACGGTGCTCGAGACACCGTCGGCCTCACGTTGCTCGCGATGGCGCATGAAGACGTGTATCGCGTAGTCGATAGAGAGCCCGATTAGCAACACGGGCACCGCGATCATCATCTGGTTGAACGCGATGCCGGTCCAGCCCATGAAGCCGAACGTCCACACTAACACGGCACCGATTCCAGCGACCCCCAACGCGATGTCGAGTGGGTCCCGGTAGGCGACGACCAGCGCGACGACGACGAACAACAGCGCGAGCGGGCCGACGATGGCGAGGCTGTCGCCCATCGAACGGTCGATCTCGTCGGTAATAATGCCGATTCCGAAGACCATGTACTCCTGGTCTTGCTGGTTGGCAAGCTCACGGAGGTCGAGTTGGCTCTCGAGGGCCCGATCGCTTTCGCCGCCCATCTCCATCTGGCTAGCAGTCGTCTCCTGCGTGACCATCGTCATGCGGGCGTCGGCCTGGGTTGATCCGGGGTCGTACGAGGACGCCATGAAGCCGAGCGCCGCGGCGTCGTTGTCTCCATCGTCCGACAGCGTGTCGGTCAGGAGTTCCTCGAACTCCTCATCGTCGAGTTCTTCGAGGGCCTCGATCTGTTCGTCGAGCGACGGCTGCTCGCCGTCACCTTCTTGCAGCGCCTGTTGCTCTTCTTCGAACGCCTCGGAATCTTCCTCGAGTTGTTGGGAGTCTTCCTCGAGTTGTTCCTCGCGTTCTTCGAGCTCTTCGCTTCGTACCTCGAGTTCTTCGGGCGACGGCGCATCGGGATCGCCGGCCTCAAGTGCGGCTTGATCCGCTTCGAGTTCCGCGTAGTCTTCTTCGAGCGCCGCGCTTCGTTGTTCGAGTGCTTCACTTCGCTCCTCGAGTTCGGCGCCCTGTGCTTCGAGTTCAGCGGCCTGTTCCTGACTGATGGCCGTGATCGCGAGGATGTTTTCGACGCCGGTGATCGAGTCGTTCTCGACGAGCGTCTCGTTGACTGATTCGTTCGCGTGAATCACCTGTTGGAACTCGAGCGAATTGATCACTGACTCCTGCGTGAGGACGTTATCGCCACGTGCTATCACCTGAACCGACGTGGTGTTTTCGTCACCTTCAGACTCGAACCGCTCGTTGATATCCTCGAGCGCCTGCGCTTCGTCCGACTCGCTCTCGAACTGATCGAGCGAGGAGTCGTCGTCGACCATCGGCATTCCCGCACCGACGAGTGCCGTCGTCAGTAACAGGGCGAGAATGACGATCTTGGAGTGAGTCGTCACGATATCCGCGAGTCGATTCGGGAGACTCATCCGCTCACCTCTTCGAAATACGCCAACTGTGCATAGGGGACCATTCTGTTGTTATGATCCTACAAACTCGTGCTATATACCTGTTCGGATATGGGTGTCAGCGTGTATGTTATTCTTAGAAAAGAACACTTATGAGTGACCGTTCGTCGTGTCCGAAATAGCGAAGGATAGTGCTGAACGCGTCCGGATTCGTATTCGTATGCCAATTGTCACCTCGTTACTCGACCGAGATCGTCGTGAGATCCTCGGCGAACCGAACGTCCCCGTCGTAGTGAGCGGCGATCGATTCGAGCATCTCGTCGTGACGACCGTCGGTGTGGGGATAGAGGTGGGTCAGGTAGACGCGGCCGATCTCCCGGCCGGCCAACTCCTTGCCGAGGGTCTCCGGCGTGGGGTGGTTCGAGACGTCGACATCGTCGGGAAACGAACAGTCGTGGGCCAGAATCGCCGACCCTTCGGCGAAGTTTGCCAGCCCGGCGAAGGCCTCGCTGTCGCCGCTGAAGGTGAACAGATCGCCGAATCGGTAGGCCAGACACGGCAGCGAGTGGCGGGTCTCGTAGGCCGAGACGTCGAACCCCGCCACGGAGAACTCGCCGGGGACGACCTCGCGTACCTGCAGGTCGAGTTTCCCCTGCATGTACTCGTGGACCTCGAGTAAGTCGTCAAGCAGAGATTTCGTTCCCTGCGGGCCGACGATCTCGAGGTGTTCCTCGCCGGCGAGCCAGCGGGCTTTCATCAGCGGGAGCAGGTCGGCGACGTGATCCAGGTGGTGGTGCGTGAGCAGCACGGTCGAGACGTTCTCGTAGCCCACGCCGGACTGCTGGAGCCGGTGGAGAACTCCCGACCCGCAGTCGACGAGCAGGGTCCGGCCGCTCTCCTGGACGAGAATTCCCGTCTGGAATCGTTCCCCCGTCGGCATCGCGCTGCCGCTTCCGAGAAAGGTGACACGCATACCGGACACTCACACGCCCTGGCCGATAATACTACCCTCTTCGAAGCGAAGCGAACACCGATTCGGTCGCCCGATTGTCGGAGACGTTACCACGTCGGCGCTCGACGGTTACGGTATGCGCGCTGCAGTACTCGAGGCCTATGGCGAACCGCTGTCGATCGAGTCCGTCGATCCGCCCGACCTGGCCCCCCACGGGGTCGTCGTCGATGTCGACGCTTGCGGCATCTGTCGGAGCGACTGGCACGCCTGGCAGGGCCACGGCGAGTGGGCCGACGATCAGGTGCCGCTGGGGCAGATTCTCGGCCACGAGCCGGCGGGACGGGTCGCTCGAGTCGGTGAGCAAGTCGATACGCTCGAGGAAGGCGACCGCGTCGCGGTGCCGTTCAATCTGGGCGAGGGCTCGTGCTATCAGTGCCGGAACGGTCACGGAAACGTTTGCGAGGACGGTTACGCGCTGGGGTTCGAATCGAGCGTTCCCGGCGCGTTCGCCGAGCAGGTCCACGTCCCCCACGCCGATTTCAACGCCGTGGCGCTCCCCGAGGACGTCTCGGCGGAGGCCGTCGCCGCGCTCGGCTGTCGGTACGTGACCGCGTTCCACGCGCTCGCCCACCGGGCCAATGTCGACGCCGGCGACTGGATCGCCGTCCACGGCTGTGGCGGCCTGGGGCTGGCGGCCGTCCAGATCGCGAGCGCACTCGGTGCGCGCGTGATCGCGGTCGACGTCCGCGACGAACCGCTCGCGATGGCGACCGATCTCGGGGCCGAGGAGACGGTAAACGGAGCGAAACGCGAAGAAACCGGCGAGTCCGACGTCCCGGTCCTAATCGAGTCGATCACCGATGGGGGAGCTCACGTTTCCGTCGACGCACTCGGGCGCGCCGAAACCTGCCGCAACAGCGTGGACTGTCTCCGCATCCGCGGCACCCACGTCCAGATCGGGCTGACGACGGCCGCCGAAAAAGGCGAGGTGTCGCTGCCGATCGACGAGCTGACACGCTGGGACGTTACCGTCGTCGGCTCTCGAGGCATGCCGCCGTCGCGGTACGACGAACTGCTGCGGATGATCGACTCCGGCGCGCTCGAGCCCGAACGGCTGGTCACGAATCGCGTCTCGCTCGCGGACGTTTCCGACCGACTCGCGGCGATGAGCGAGTACGACACGCGCGGCGTCGAGGTCGTGACGGAGCTGTGACGGCGAGCTAGCGGTCCTGATCCGCTCTCATCCGAGTGCTGACGGCTCGGTCCGTCTGATCGAACAGGAACCGATCGTACGTCCCTTCGTACGATCCCAGCAGCGGTTCGTCGCTGGTCGTATCGATGCCGACGGTCCGCGAGTCGCTTCTGTCCGCGTACTCGGCGGCGGCATCGTTCGGATCGTACGCGGCGAACGTTACCTTGGTCTCGCTCACGTCGTAATCATAGAGGAGCACGTAGTGGGCCTCGAGTACGTTCTCGCCGGAGATCGTCACGCCCGCCGAGCCGAACTCGTCGATCGCCTCGCGAATCTCGTCGGCCTGCGATCGGTAGTCGATCCACTCGGGCCGAAGCAGCACACGCCGTCGGATCCACGACTCGAGGTCGGTGAACTGGCTCCGATGAAATCGCTCGACATCGTCGCGCACGGGCGACGAGTCTCGATCCTCGAGCGGATCGTTAACGTGTTCGATCTCGCTGGTCGACTTGCGGTCGACGGGACGGGCGGTCGGCTCCTCGAAATACCACTGCGCGGCCATCGCCATCCCGTAGCAGTATCCCTTCGTTCCGAACAGTCGGTTGGCGTTCGCGTAGAGCCGTTCGGCAACCGTTCGAATCTGCGTATCGGGAGCCACGCCCGTGGCGAACGACAGCTGATCGCCGAACGTTTCCTCCCAGGAGTCCGTCAGGGAGTCTTGAAGCTCGCTCTCCGAGACGAATGCACCCGGATCGGGGGCCGCGGGCGGCGTGGAATAGTTTTCGAATCCAAAGGCGTCGGTCGCCGGATCGAACGCGGCGTCGTCTCCGCTCGAGTTCGAATCCGAACGTGAAGCAAACGGTCGATTCTTCCGCGCGCCGACGGAGAGAACCCCCGCGGCGGCCGAGAGCGAAATTCCACAGAGTAGCGTGCGACGTGTCAATCGAGTCATTTGGTAGTCGACGACGCGGCTCGGTGGCCGACCGGCCTCGCCGCGAGTCGTGTGCCGAACGCTCGCGTCGTCCTCCGCTTCGCTTCGTTGATACTCGACAATATACACGACCGGCTTGCGGATGCAGGGACGGCTCCCCCGTCGCTGGAACCCGATCGGCCGATCCCGGCGTTCACTTTCACTCCGGTGGGCAAACCCTCTTCCCTCCCGCCCTCCGAGTCGACCACAATGAGCGGGAACGACGGCCTCGAGTTGCCC
Above is a window of Natronorubrum tibetense GA33 DNA encoding:
- a CDS encoding TrmB family transcriptional regulator yields the protein MTDDESEAVDAFERLGLTSYEAKVFIALHRLGSGTARDVANVTDVPRSQVYSVAESLEERSLLEVQQSSPIRYRPVSIEEARNTLEQRFERERERAFDYVEGVKEESSTEETQEDLWTVRSRDRVDSRVVDLLSQAENRIIFGTRLPTFVTESIERTIRERAADGVSVLVISRTDEIRDQFDAIDGITTETPPDFREGDQRSGRVVVVDGESILLSVVDDDGSETAIWSSDSLFASVLIQLIEASDQLRPESD
- a CDS encoding MMPL family transporter; translation: MSLPNRLADIVTTHSKIVILALLLTTALVGAGMPMVDDDSSLDQFESESDEAQALEDINERFESEGDENTTSVQVIARGDNVLTQESVINSLEFQQVIHANESVNETLVENDSITGVENILAITAISQEQAAELEAQGAELEERSEALEQRSAALEEDYAELEADQAALEAGDPDAPSPEELEVRSEELEEREEQLEEDSQQLEEDSEAFEEEQQALQEGDGEQPSLDEQIEALEELDDEEFEELLTDTLSDDGDNDAAALGFMASSYDPGSTQADARMTMVTQETTASQMEMGGESDRALESQLDLRELANQQDQEYMVFGIGIITDEIDRSMGDSLAIVGPLALLFVVVALVVAYRDPLDIALGVAGIGAVLVWTFGFMGWTGIAFNQMMIAVPVLLIGLSIDYAIHVFMRHREQREADGVSSTVRGSMTIALAGVGVALVWVTATTAIGFLANLVSPIGPIREFGVISSFGILAALIIFGALIPALKVEIDSFLESRGMSRRKRAFGTGEGGFTNVLTLGSTAARKIPVIVLIAALLLTAGGVYGATQVDTSFDEEDFLAESPPAWTEHLPAGMAPGEYQAADDLEFVNENFQREDTQAQILVEGDITDDDALRQLSDAQDEAAESSTVYTLPNGEADVQGPISVMEETAAQNESFNESYQAATDGDGVPNENLAELYDELFEANEDAASTVLHRTDDGDYESARLLISTQGDASFADTTDEMRAIAGTIDVDGTGDQRNLNAGDGELNAIATGDPIVSYIVEQDLLDTVLQSLMITLVAVFGFLTAAYWLTGNSATLGTVTLLPVAFAVSWILGTMHLLDMPFNVLTGMITSLTIGLGVAYSIHVSARYTLELERQGNVWDAMHTTVTGTGGALLGSAATTIGGFGTLAFAILPVLRQFGIITGLTIAYSFLASVIVLPTLLVLWTRYFGPDVSFETSGSVAGTPTASDGGTERQTETEIPNDARDDEE
- a CDS encoding MBL fold metallo-hydrolase, which encodes MRVTFLGSGSAMPTGERFQTGILVQESGRTLLVDCGSGVLHRLQQSGVGYENVSTVLLTHHHLDHVADLLPLMKARWLAGEEHLEIVGPQGTKSLLDDLLEVHEYMQGKLDLQVREVVPGEFSVAGFDVSAYETRHSLPCLAYRFGDLFTFSGDSEAFAGLANFAEGSAILAHDCSFPDDVDVSNHPTPETLGKELAGREIGRVYLTHLYPHTDGRHDEMLESIAAHYDGDVRFAEDLTTISVE
- a CDS encoding zinc-dependent alcohol dehydrogenase family protein, giving the protein MRAAVLEAYGEPLSIESVDPPDLAPHGVVVDVDACGICRSDWHAWQGHGEWADDQVPLGQILGHEPAGRVARVGEQVDTLEEGDRVAVPFNLGEGSCYQCRNGHGNVCEDGYALGFESSVPGAFAEQVHVPHADFNAVALPEDVSAEAVAALGCRYVTAFHALAHRANVDAGDWIAVHGCGGLGLAAVQIASALGARVIAVDVRDEPLAMATDLGAEETVNGAKREETGESDVPVLIESITDGGAHVSVDALGRAETCRNSVDCLRIRGTHVQIGLTTAAEKGEVSLPIDELTRWDVTVVGSRGMPPSRYDELLRMIDSGALEPERLVTNRVSLADVSDRLAAMSEYDTRGVEVVTEL